One region of Dysidea avara chromosome 1, odDysAvar1.4, whole genome shotgun sequence genomic DNA includes:
- the LOC136267759 gene encoding uncharacterized protein, whose protein sequence is MATRGGIGEFSGEAADWESYIERLENYFVAHEITDAAKQRATLLSQCGSATYKLVRSLVAPQKPNEVEYAALVKRINEHFVPKPSVIVQRFKFQYLHEAKHCEFGDTLEDMLSDRLVCGIADSRMQRAMLAELKLKFARAFELAQTMESVDQDTRKLQSNISVHLLTDKSTTTKPCYRCGE, encoded by the exons ATGGCAACACGCGGAGGAATTGGTGAATTCTCAGGAGAAGCGGCAGACTGGGAGAGCTACATAGAGAGACTTGAGAATTATTTCGTAGCACACGAAATCACTGATGCCGCCAAGCAGAGGGCAACGCTCCTTAGTCAATGTGGCTCTGCCACCTACAAACTGGTTCGAAGTCTTGTGGCACCACAGAAGCCAAACGAAGTGGAATACGCTGCTCTAGTCAAGCGGATCAACGAACACTTTGTTCCCAAGCCCTCCGTCATTGTTCAGAggttcaaatttcaatacctgCATGAGGCAA AACATTGTGAATTTGGCGACACATTAGAGGACATGCTTAGTGATCGTCTCGTCTGTGGTATAGCCGATAGCCGAATGCAACGTGCCATGCTAGCAGAGCTGAAACTGAAGTTTGCCAGGGCTTTTGAACTCGCTCAAACCATGGAGTCTGTAGACCAGGACACACGCAAGTTACAGTCCAACATTTCAGTGCACTTGTTGACAGACAAATCAACAACAACTAAGCCTTGTTACCGTTGTGGCGAATGA